One region of Brachybacterium saurashtrense genomic DNA includes:
- a CDS encoding (deoxy)nucleoside triphosphate pyrophosphohydrolase — MEKAVIRVVGAIVERGGAVFAARRNADRSAGGLWEFPGGKVEIGESPEAALRRELQEELSIDISVGPLVERSLTNIGTSRIELACYSAQFCGTDPVSSSDHDAMQWVPLDDLASLEWAPGDVPIISVLPERLHALRTQAEEA, encoded by the coding sequence GTGGAGAAGGCAGTCATCCGCGTCGTGGGCGCTATCGTCGAACGCGGCGGGGCGGTGTTCGCCGCGCGACGGAATGCCGACCGCAGCGCCGGTGGCCTGTGGGAGTTCCCGGGCGGCAAGGTCGAGATTGGCGAATCGCCCGAGGCTGCGCTGCGACGAGAGCTCCAGGAAGAGCTGAGCATCGACATCTCCGTGGGGCCGCTAGTCGAGCGGAGCCTCACCAACATAGGGACATCCCGCATTGAGCTCGCCTGCTACTCAGCGCAGTTCTGCGGCACTGATCCCGTCTCGAGCAGCGATCACGACGCGATGCAGTGGGTACCGCTCGACGACCTCGCATCTCTCGAGTGGGCCCCTGGCGACGTCCCGATCATCAGCGTCCTTCCTGAACGGCTCCACGCTCTTCGCACACAGG
- a CDS encoding VOC family protein produces MDVPPLLDHIVIAGPSLEELVDWFRDLTGVTAAPGGRHPVGTANALIALTVDGEKRPHYLELVGPDPEREGEELPKMFHIHRLKKPTLLTYAAHPENIDQVVERARENGVELGEVQSLSRTTPDGQELQWRLTQAKPPINYGLPFLIDWGSTDQPGLGDLPSLELVSFTRVEVKPEPLRKATAALGLDDRLAEIREGHGSRFVLVVRTEDRREIEV; encoded by the coding sequence ATGGACGTTCCCCCGCTGCTGGACCACATCGTCATCGCCGGCCCCTCCCTCGAGGAGCTCGTGGACTGGTTCCGCGATCTCACCGGCGTCACCGCCGCACCCGGCGGCCGCCACCCCGTCGGCACCGCGAATGCGCTCATCGCCCTCACCGTCGACGGCGAGAAGCGCCCCCACTACCTGGAACTGGTGGGCCCCGACCCCGAGCGGGAGGGCGAGGAGCTGCCGAAGATGTTCCACATCCACCGGCTGAAGAAGCCCACCCTCCTCACCTACGCCGCCCACCCCGAGAACATCGACCAGGTGGTGGAGCGAGCCCGGGAAAACGGTGTGGAGCTGGGCGAGGTGCAGTCCCTCTCGCGCACCACGCCCGACGGGCAGGAGCTGCAATGGCGGCTCACCCAGGCGAAGCCGCCGATCAACTACGGCCTGCCCTTCCTCATCGACTGGGGCAGCACCGACCAGCCCGGCCTGGGCGACCTGCCCTCCCTGGAGCTGGTCTCCTTTACCCGCGTGGAGGTCAAGCCCGAACCGCTGCGCAAGGCCACCGCCGCCCTGGGGCTGGACGACCGCCTCGCCGAGATCCGTGAGGGGCACGGCTCCCGGTTCGTGCTGGTGGTGCGGACGGAGGACAGGCGCGAGATCGAGGTGTGA
- a CDS encoding glycoside hydrolase family 127 protein, whose translation MTAAPLTHTSPMGPIRSDAGAHLPLGLEAVTITGGSWAPYLERNARTTIPHAQSWMEKLGWVGNFSAVVDGTIAAVRQGREFSDSDVYKLMEAMAWEIGRTGDPDMERRFQELTEVITSAQESDGYLNTRFGHDGQEPRYSDFEWGHELYCAGHMFQTAVARLRTTGPDAFTAAAVRVADHLCEVFGEGGRDAVGGHPEVETALVELGRTLEEPRYTALATRFLELRGRGLLGEIEFGQQYFQDDEPVYEAAVLRGHSVRALYLAAGAIDAAVEAGDAAKVEAIRAQFDRTLARRTYITGGMGSRHMDESFGEDYELPPDVAYCETCAGVAAIQVAHRLLLWTGDEAYADVIERCLFNVVTASVSAEGDAFFYVNPLHQRTEGSTPEADRPTPRASSSQRAPWFTVSCCPTNIARTLASLPAYVATVGEEELVIHQFVTGTVRATVADRRVELRVATDYPADGEVEVQVVAGAGTWTLGLRVPSWCEGATAQVDGEPVEVDAGAGRLSITRSWTAGEVVTLSLPMPARFSRPDPRIDAVRGQVAVERGPLVHCLESVDLGDDVEDAVLDAAAGLEVVDGQVLATISRRSVVERPWPYVATTAPVLPTGGSRQVRLQPYREWGNRGAGTMRVFLPTD comes from the coding sequence GTGACTGCTGCACCCCTCACCCACACCTCGCCCATGGGCCCGATCCGCTCCGATGCCGGCGCACACCTCCCGCTCGGCCTCGAGGCGGTGACCATCACCGGCGGGTCCTGGGCCCCGTACCTGGAGCGCAACGCGCGCACCACGATCCCGCACGCCCAGTCGTGGATGGAAAAGCTGGGCTGGGTCGGGAACTTCAGTGCCGTCGTCGACGGGACCATCGCCGCCGTTCGTCAGGGCCGCGAGTTCTCCGACTCCGACGTCTACAAGCTCATGGAGGCGATGGCCTGGGAGATCGGCCGCACCGGCGATCCGGACATGGAGCGCCGCTTCCAGGAGCTGACCGAGGTGATCACGTCGGCGCAGGAGAGCGACGGCTACCTCAACACCCGCTTCGGCCACGACGGGCAGGAGCCCCGGTACTCGGACTTCGAGTGGGGTCACGAGCTGTACTGCGCCGGGCACATGTTCCAGACGGCCGTGGCCCGCCTGCGCACCACCGGGCCCGACGCGTTCACCGCGGCCGCGGTGCGGGTCGCCGACCATCTGTGCGAGGTGTTCGGCGAGGGCGGGCGCGACGCCGTGGGCGGGCACCCGGAGGTGGAGACCGCGCTGGTGGAGCTGGGCCGCACCCTCGAGGAGCCTCGGTACACCGCGCTGGCCACCCGATTCCTGGAGCTGCGCGGCCGCGGCCTGCTGGGTGAGATCGAGTTCGGCCAGCAGTACTTCCAGGATGACGAGCCCGTCTACGAGGCGGCAGTCCTGCGCGGCCATTCGGTGCGCGCACTGTATCTGGCGGCCGGCGCGATCGATGCGGCCGTGGAGGCCGGCGACGCGGCGAAGGTCGAGGCGATCCGTGCCCAGTTCGATCGCACCCTGGCCCGCCGCACCTACATCACCGGGGGGATGGGCTCGCGGCACATGGACGAGTCCTTCGGGGAGGATTACGAGCTGCCGCCGGATGTGGCCTACTGCGAGACCTGCGCGGGGGTGGCGGCGATCCAGGTCGCGCACCGCCTGCTGCTGTGGACCGGGGACGAGGCCTACGCCGACGTGATCGAGCGATGCCTGTTCAACGTGGTCACCGCGAGCGTCTCCGCCGAGGGGGACGCGTTCTTCTACGTCAACCCGCTCCATCAGCGCACGGAGGGCTCCACCCCGGAGGCCGACCGGCCCACTCCCCGCGCGAGCTCGAGCCAGCGCGCGCCGTGGTTCACCGTCTCCTGCTGCCCGACGAACATCGCGCGCACGCTCGCATCCCTGCCCGCCTATGTGGCGACGGTCGGCGAGGAAGAGTTGGTGATCCATCAGTTCGTCACCGGGACGGTGCGGGCGACCGTGGCCGATCGACGGGTCGAGCTGCGGGTCGCCACCGACTACCCGGCCGACGGCGAGGTGGAGGTCCAGGTGGTGGCCGGCGCGGGCACCTGGACTCTCGGGCTGCGCGTGCCGTCCTGGTGCGAGGGTGCCACGGCGCAGGTGGACGGCGAGCCCGTGGAGGTCGATGCCGGCGCGGGCAGGCTGTCGATCACCCGCTCCTGGACGGCCGGCGAGGTTGTGACGCTGTCGCTTCCGATGCCGGCACGGTTCAGCCGGCCCGATCCCCGTATCGATGCGGTGCGGGGGCAGGTCGCCGTGGAGCGCGGTCCCCTGGTCCACTGCCTGGAATCGGTCGACCTCGGCGATGACGTCGAGGATGCCGTCCTCGACGCGGCGGCCGGGCTGGAGGTGGTCGACGGGCAGGTGCTGGCGACGATCTCGCGCCGCAGCGTCGTGGAGCGGCCTTGGCCCTACGTGGCCACAACCGCGCCGGTTCTGCCCACCGGCGGGTCGCGTCAGGTGCGGCTGCAGCCGTATCGCGAGTGGGGCAATCGCGGTGCAGGCACGATGAGGGTGTTCCTCCCGACGGACTGA
- a CDS encoding carbohydrate ABC transporter permease, protein MSQRAGLGEILIKVLLTMLYGIPLLWIVLTSLKPSSLVFDRASMFLFTPSLDAYANALNSELFTALRQSILIAVGTTALVLLIAVPAAYGLARTRGWLVAVLLGALIVLQMLPQTATVIPLFQLFGSWSLLDSLGGVILADAALLTPFAVILLRPFFRTVPVELEEAAAIDGTARLGTFLRIALPVARNGVATTGTIVFLLAWGEFLYAVNFFLSPGTYPLSALLAQQVSAFGIDWPGLMALAVLTAVPILIVYTFSYRLLRDGLTVGAVK, encoded by the coding sequence ATGAGCCAGAGAGCCGGACTCGGCGAGATCCTGATCAAGGTGCTGCTCACGATGCTCTACGGCATCCCGCTGCTGTGGATCGTGTTGACCAGCCTCAAACCCTCCTCGCTGGTGTTCGACCGAGCCAGCATGTTCCTGTTCACGCCCTCGCTGGACGCCTATGCGAACGCTCTGAACTCGGAGCTGTTCACGGCGCTGCGCCAGTCGATCCTCATCGCTGTCGGCACGACGGCGCTGGTCCTGCTCATCGCCGTTCCAGCTGCCTACGGGCTGGCTCGCACGAGGGGCTGGCTCGTCGCCGTCCTGCTGGGCGCGCTGATCGTGCTGCAGATGCTCCCGCAGACCGCCACCGTGATCCCCCTGTTCCAGCTGTTCGGCTCTTGGAGCCTGCTGGACTCCCTGGGCGGCGTCATCCTCGCCGACGCCGCGCTGCTGACGCCGTTCGCCGTCATCCTGCTGAGGCCGTTCTTCCGCACGGTCCCGGTCGAGCTCGAGGAGGCCGCGGCGATCGACGGCACCGCGCGGCTGGGCACCTTCCTGCGCATCGCCCTGCCCGTGGCCCGCAACGGCGTGGCCACCACCGGCACGATCGTGTTCCTGCTGGCCTGGGGCGAGTTCCTGTACGCGGTGAACTTCTTCCTCTCCCCCGGCACCTATCCGCTCAGCGCCCTGCTCGCTCAGCAGGTCTCCGCCTTCGGGATCGACTGGCCCGGTCTCATGGCCCTGGCCGTGCTCACTGCCGTCCCGATCCTCATCGTCTACACCTTCAGCTACCGACTCCTGCGCGACGGTCTCACCGTCGGCGCCGTGAAATGA
- a CDS encoding carbohydrate ABC transporter permease, with the protein MAFLFFFSAVPIVQLLRMSVSDVGSATLNQQWPFVGPENYLEGFASGAMTDAIVRTVVVAAIVTGIGMALGLAAAIALRTTGRWSAIILAGMVFVWALPPVVNGSVWKFLFAEDGLVNTLVLLIPLRAEPIPFLYDATWALISVALVTTWAVIPFNALVFRAALLGISPEIFEAAALDGATRWQEIRHIMIPAARPTALVLLVLTIVYGFRSFDFIYVMTYGGPGTATNTLPFLGYLQAFSRYDFGLGASTSVIAVLLVVVLAVLYSRSILKEER; encoded by the coding sequence GTGGCGTTCCTGTTCTTCTTCTCGGCGGTCCCCATCGTCCAGCTGCTGCGGATGAGCGTCTCCGACGTCGGGTCGGCCACGCTGAACCAGCAGTGGCCGTTCGTGGGACCGGAGAACTACCTGGAGGGCTTCGCCAGCGGTGCGATGACCGACGCGATCGTGCGCACCGTGGTGGTCGCCGCGATCGTGACCGGGATCGGCATGGCGCTCGGGCTCGCCGCCGCGATCGCTCTGCGCACGACGGGCCGCTGGTCCGCGATCATCCTGGCCGGGATGGTGTTCGTCTGGGCGCTGCCGCCGGTGGTCAACGGCTCGGTGTGGAAGTTCCTGTTCGCCGAGGACGGGCTGGTCAACACGCTCGTGCTGCTGATTCCGCTGCGCGCGGAGCCGATCCCGTTCCTCTACGACGCGACGTGGGCGCTGATCTCCGTCGCCCTGGTGACCACCTGGGCGGTGATCCCCTTCAACGCCCTGGTGTTCCGGGCTGCGCTGCTGGGGATCAGCCCGGAGATCTTCGAGGCCGCGGCGCTCGACGGTGCCACACGCTGGCAGGAGATCCGGCACATCATGATCCCTGCCGCGAGGCCCACGGCGCTGGTGCTGCTGGTGCTCACGATCGTCTACGGCTTCCGCAGCTTCGACTTCATCTACGTGATGACTTACGGCGGGCCCGGCACGGCGACCAACACGCTGCCGTTCCTGGGATACCTGCAGGCCTTCAGCCGCTATGACTTCGGGCTGGGCGCCTCCACGTCCGTCATCGCGGTGCTGCTGGTGGTCGTGCTGGCCGTCCTGTACAGCCGCAGCATCCTGAAGGAGGAACGATGA
- a CDS encoding sugar ABC transporter substrate-binding protein, with amino-acid sequence MTGTNPMKRRSFLAGTAGLAATGALAACGSSGSGGGGGGGEDASQGGNTVTVWHYFAEDNQVALMDQYKEMFEAENEGATVENVFVPYDQLNSKVVNAAGSQTGPDVVVFNGAEAAVLALGGGLKAIDEEWAAFEDAGQFPDSVQHTIDGTLYAVQGYVNLLGLWCNVDRLDELGLEPPTTIDELEAAMAAAQESGLAGITVSGLPQSQGEWQAYPWLSSQGFTYESPDEQALTDGFAMVHDWVEKGYLSREATTWDQTVPFQQFLAGQSLFAANGNWQIALAESDATFEYTVVPLPVGGAGQVYLGGEGQAVGAFSQNPELAWQYLASTFYSSEGQLAAVENVGYIPAREDANQDPAVADNALLTPFSETVAERGATYPSAAIPPEAVADVQTTVGQAWSSALGGQQDPEAASQTVMQLLESLSA; translated from the coding sequence ATGACAGGCACGAACCCCATGAAGCGGCGGTCCTTCCTGGCCGGCACGGCCGGACTCGCGGCGACCGGCGCTCTCGCCGCGTGCGGCAGCTCCGGATCGGGCGGCGGCGGCGGCGGGGGCGAGGACGCCTCGCAGGGCGGCAACACCGTCACGGTCTGGCACTACTTCGCCGAGGACAACCAGGTGGCCCTGATGGACCAGTACAAGGAGATGTTCGAGGCCGAGAACGAGGGTGCGACGGTCGAGAACGTCTTCGTCCCGTACGACCAGCTCAACAGCAAGGTCGTCAACGCCGCCGGCAGCCAGACCGGCCCCGACGTCGTGGTGTTCAACGGCGCCGAGGCCGCGGTCCTCGCGCTCGGCGGCGGGCTCAAGGCCATCGACGAGGAGTGGGCCGCCTTCGAGGACGCCGGCCAGTTCCCCGACTCGGTCCAGCACACCATCGACGGCACCCTCTACGCCGTGCAGGGCTACGTGAACCTGCTGGGCCTGTGGTGCAACGTGGACAGGCTCGATGAGCTGGGCCTGGAGCCGCCCACGACCATCGACGAGCTCGAGGCCGCCATGGCAGCTGCCCAGGAGAGCGGCCTGGCCGGCATCACCGTGTCGGGGCTGCCCCAGTCCCAGGGCGAGTGGCAGGCCTATCCGTGGCTGAGCAGCCAGGGCTTCACCTACGAGTCGCCCGACGAGCAGGCGCTGACCGACGGCTTCGCGATGGTCCACGACTGGGTCGAGAAGGGCTATCTCTCCAGGGAGGCCACCACCTGGGATCAGACCGTCCCGTTCCAGCAGTTCCTCGCCGGCCAGTCGTTGTTCGCCGCGAACGGGAACTGGCAGATCGCCCTGGCCGAGTCCGACGCCACGTTCGAGTACACGGTCGTGCCTCTGCCCGTGGGCGGGGCCGGCCAGGTCTACCTCGGCGGCGAGGGGCAGGCCGTCGGCGCCTTCTCCCAGAACCCGGAGCTGGCATGGCAGTACCTGGCCTCCACCTTCTACAGCAGCGAGGGCCAGCTGGCCGCCGTCGAGAACGTCGGCTACATCCCGGCGCGCGAGGATGCGAACCAGGACCCGGCCGTGGCCGACAACGCCCTGCTGACCCCGTTCTCCGAGACGGTCGCCGAGCGCGGGGCGACCTACCCGTCGGCCGCGATCCCGCCCGAGGCGGTCGCCGACGTGCAGACCACCGTCGGCCAGGCGTGGAGCTCCGCACTGGGCGGACAGCAGGATCCCGAGGCGGCGTCCCAGACCGTGATGCAGCTGCTCGAGTCCCTCTCGGCCTGA
- a CDS encoding LacI family DNA-binding transcriptional regulator yields the protein MAVDNGHMGNGGPRLRDVAEAAGVSVATASKALNGRQDVSAATRDKVLQASRLLSFRPNRAAQQLQGGASGTVGLIASDLDGRFSIPIMMGAEDGFGIENVSVFLTDARGDLIRERHHLEALMARGVDGFIFVGSRTDPRPPIAMEVPVPVVHVYAPSSEPNSLSFVPDNVDAGRKATQHLLDLGRRRLALISGDPDYVAFTDRRAGVGEVLDGAGVELVAPVRSGEWSEAWGRRAVRDLMASGTDFDGLICSSDQIGRGALESLARAGVSVPDDVAVVSHDNWEVLATQCTPQLSSVDMQFRKLGHMASQALLRMMGGEKESGVVTLPCSLVVRESTLGV from the coding sequence ATGGCTGTGGACAATGGGCACATGGGGAACGGAGGTCCGCGACTGCGCGACGTCGCCGAGGCTGCGGGCGTCTCGGTGGCCACTGCGTCGAAAGCGCTCAATGGCAGGCAGGACGTGTCGGCTGCGACCCGGGACAAGGTGCTCCAGGCCTCGCGGCTGCTCTCTTTCCGTCCCAACCGCGCCGCGCAGCAGCTGCAGGGCGGGGCCTCGGGCACGGTGGGTCTGATCGCCAGCGACCTCGACGGCCGCTTCTCGATCCCGATCATGATGGGCGCCGAAGACGGTTTCGGGATAGAGAACGTCTCGGTGTTCCTCACTGATGCCCGCGGCGATCTGATCCGTGAGCGCCATCATCTCGAGGCACTCATGGCGCGCGGCGTCGACGGCTTCATCTTCGTCGGCAGTCGCACGGATCCGCGCCCGCCGATCGCGATGGAGGTGCCGGTCCCCGTCGTGCACGTCTACGCCCCGAGCTCGGAGCCGAACTCGCTCTCGTTCGTCCCCGACAACGTCGACGCCGGTCGCAAGGCGACCCAGCACCTCCTCGACCTCGGCCGCCGCCGGCTCGCGCTCATCTCTGGGGATCCGGACTACGTGGCGTTCACGGACCGTCGTGCCGGAGTCGGCGAAGTGCTCGATGGCGCCGGCGTCGAACTGGTCGCGCCGGTCCGCTCCGGGGAGTGGTCAGAAGCATGGGGAAGGCGGGCAGTGCGCGATCTGATGGCGAGCGGGACGGACTTCGACGGCCTGATCTGCTCCAGTGATCAGATCGGCCGAGGCGCGCTGGAGTCCCTGGCGCGGGCGGGAGTCTCGGTGCCGGACGATGTGGCCGTGGTCAGCCATGACAACTGGGAGGTCCTCGCCACGCAGTGCACCCCCCAGCTGAGCAGCGTGGACATGCAGTTCCGGAAGCTGGGCCATATGGCCTCCCAGGCTCTGCTCCGCATGATGGGCGGGGAGAAGGAGTCGGGCGTGGTGACACTGCCGTGCTCTCTTGTCGTGCGGGAGTCGACGCTCGGCGTGTGA
- a CDS encoding M14 family zinc carboxypeptidase: MNEFTRRTALGALSALPLLSVPVAAGAVGNGPSWNGNGNITTAHLSTYDDVAAFLQKEAQKQPAMELSVIGQSVKGRDLYLASWLSAPENPTVLFLTQQHGNEQLTTEGALEVVKHLGTGRLREVLDGVNILIVPMLNPDGAMGDVDFSLEGYLAHGDRHLTRYNAVEADLNRDHVDRLQPETQALHENVLGAFEIDYMIDLHHQGANRALGDELVSGSILHPTTPNAAPELVERSKRLGSVVYDAVDSTGWGLIGKYNGGSAETISRNGLAVEYDIATLLFEMRGMSDHTREDYVLGARSSGYLIRQTVLTLEATVRAIADGSIESADISFWDTLPTQETYTPDE, from the coding sequence ATGAACGAGTTCACACGACGCACCGCCCTCGGCGCCCTGAGCGCCCTTCCCCTGCTGTCCGTTCCCGTGGCGGCCGGAGCCGTCGGCAACGGCCCCAGCTGGAACGGCAACGGCAACATCACCACCGCCCACCTCTCCACCTATGACGATGTGGCCGCCTTCCTGCAGAAGGAGGCGCAGAAGCAGCCCGCGATGGAGCTGAGCGTGATCGGCCAGTCGGTGAAGGGCCGCGACCTGTACCTCGCCTCCTGGCTCTCGGCGCCGGAGAACCCCACCGTCCTGTTCCTCACCCAGCAGCACGGCAACGAGCAGCTCACCACCGAGGGTGCGCTCGAGGTGGTCAAGCACCTGGGCACCGGCCGCCTGCGCGAGGTGCTGGACGGCGTGAACATCCTGATCGTCCCGATGCTCAACCCGGACGGCGCCATGGGTGACGTGGACTTCTCCCTAGAGGGCTACCTCGCCCACGGCGACCGCCACCTCACCCGCTACAACGCGGTGGAGGCGGATCTGAACCGCGACCACGTGGACCGCCTCCAGCCGGAGACCCAGGCGCTGCACGAGAACGTGCTGGGCGCCTTCGAGATCGACTACATGATCGACCTCCACCACCAGGGCGCCAACCGCGCCCTCGGCGACGAGCTGGTCTCGGGCTCGATCCTCCACCCCACCACCCCGAACGCCGCCCCGGAGCTGGTGGAGCGCTCCAAGCGCCTGGGCTCGGTCGTCTACGACGCGGTGGACTCCACCGGCTGGGGCCTGATCGGGAAGTACAACGGCGGCTCCGCCGAGACGATCAGCCGCAACGGCCTCGCCGTCGAGTACGACATCGCCACCCTCCTGTTCGAGATGCGCGGCATGTCCGATCACACCCGCGAGGACTACGTGCTCGGCGCCCGCAGCAGCGGCTACCTGATCCGGCAGACGGTCCTCACCCTCGAGGCGACCGTGCGCGCGATCGCCGACGGCTCCATCGAGAGCGCGGACATCTCCTTCTGGGACACCCTCCCCACCCAGGAGACCTACACCCCCGACGAGTGA
- a CDS encoding intradiol ring-cleavage dioxygenase, translating to MTASAPRPARRSRSARRPYPEAREHAAGRAPEGEAPASFEGRPLHHPEEDVEDQGLAFDVATVVSRRGALGALGAGSVVAVLAACSTGSTTTGTAASDGGGASDGGGTTDSSYTEMPTETAGPYPGDGSNGADVLETSGVERSDITTSIDSGTAVDGVPLALTLTVIDMAGGDVPMEGAAVYLWQCDAAGQYSMYSEGVEEETFLRGVQITDDAGQVSFTSIVPGCYTGRWPHLHFEVFPEAESIVDAGNALLTSQIAMPEAACDDVFALEEYAGSAENLAQLTLETDTIFSDGYDQQLASLSGDVETGYSFTLDVPIDTTTEPEAGGMAGGAMGGEPPEGGQGGPGEGGAPPEGAPGEGGPGGDAPAGAPSDGGGDEQA from the coding sequence ATGACCGCCAGCGCTCCCCGCCCCGCCCGCCGCTCCCGCTCCGCCCGTCGGCCCTACCCGGAGGCCCGCGAGCACGCCGCCGGCCGCGCCCCTGAGGGCGAGGCCCCCGCGAGCTTCGAGGGCCGCCCCCTCCACCATCCCGAGGAGGACGTCGAGGACCAGGGCCTCGCCTTCGACGTCGCCACCGTGGTCTCCCGCCGCGGGGCGCTGGGCGCGCTCGGCGCCGGCAGCGTGGTGGCCGTGCTCGCCGCCTGCAGCACCGGCTCCACCACCACCGGCACCGCCGCGAGCGACGGGGGAGGGGCGAGCGACGGCGGCGGCACCACCGACTCCTCCTACACCGAGATGCCCACCGAGACCGCCGGCCCCTACCCGGGCGACGGCTCCAACGGGGCGGACGTGCTGGAGACCAGCGGTGTGGAGCGCAGCGACATCACCACCAGCATCGACTCCGGCACCGCCGTGGACGGGGTGCCGCTCGCGCTCACCCTGACCGTGATCGACATGGCCGGCGGCGACGTGCCCATGGAGGGCGCGGCCGTGTACCTGTGGCAGTGCGACGCCGCCGGGCAGTACTCGATGTACTCCGAGGGCGTGGAGGAGGAGACCTTCCTGCGCGGCGTGCAGATCACCGACGACGCCGGCCAGGTCTCCTTCACCTCGATCGTCCCGGGCTGCTACACGGGCCGCTGGCCGCACCTGCACTTCGAGGTGTTCCCGGAGGCGGAGTCGATCGTGGACGCCGGCAACGCCCTCCTCACCTCCCAGATCGCGATGCCCGAGGCGGCCTGCGACGACGTGTTCGCGCTCGAGGAGTACGCGGGCAGCGCCGAGAACCTCGCCCAGCTCACCCTGGAGACCGACACCATCTTCTCCGACGGCTACGACCAGCAGCTGGCGAGCCTCAGCGGGGACGTGGAGACCGGCTACTCCTTCACCCTCGACGTCCCGATCGACACCACCACCGAGCCCGAGGCCGGCGGCATGGCCGGCGGCGCGATGGGCGGCGAGCCGCCGGAGGGCGGTCAGGGCGGTCCCGGAGAGGGCGGCGCCCCGCCCGAGGGCGCGCCCGGCGAGGGCGGCCCGGGCGGGGACGCGCCCGCGGGAGCGCCGTCGGACGGCGGAGGCGACGAGCAGGCCTGA
- a CDS encoding aldo/keto reductase, whose translation MQYRTPARLGRALSVIGQGCWQIGADWGEVSDAAAHEVLAAARRAGVTFFDTADVYGDGRSERLVGAMRARAAADADGGADGTDGGADGAGGGEPGELPFVATKASRRAEPFAPESFTEENLRAWVERSRQNLGMDTLDLVQLHCPPPEIYRDQATFDVLDTLVAERRIAAWGVSVETCEEALLSLEREHLASIQIILNPFRLKPLDEVLPLAQEKGVAVIARVPLASGLLTGKFSAETRFAEDDHRRFNRHGEAFDQGETFSGVDFEAGLEAVARLEEALAGQMPLPEASLRWILGRPGVTAAIPGASSAAQARANAAAGTAATPAQQAVLDRFDEAVQETYDALLRESIHPRW comes from the coding sequence ATGCAGTACCGCACTCCCGCACGGCTGGGCCGGGCGCTGTCCGTGATCGGCCAGGGCTGCTGGCAGATCGGCGCCGACTGGGGCGAGGTCTCCGACGCCGCCGCGCACGAGGTGCTCGCGGCCGCGCGGCGCGCGGGCGTGACCTTCTTCGACACCGCCGACGTCTACGGCGACGGCCGCAGCGAACGCCTGGTGGGCGCGATGCGCGCGAGGGCGGCCGCCGACGCCGACGGGGGAGCGGACGGCACCGACGGCGGGGCGGACGGCGCCGGCGGCGGCGAGCCCGGGGAGCTGCCGTTCGTGGCCACCAAGGCCTCCCGCCGCGCGGAGCCCTTCGCCCCGGAGTCCTTCACCGAGGAGAACCTGCGGGCCTGGGTGGAGCGGTCCCGGCAGAACCTCGGCATGGACACCCTCGACCTGGTGCAGCTGCACTGCCCGCCGCCGGAGATCTACCGCGACCAGGCCACGTTCGACGTGCTGGACACCCTGGTGGCCGAGCGGCGGATCGCCGCCTGGGGCGTGAGCGTGGAGACCTGCGAGGAGGCGCTGCTCAGCCTGGAGCGCGAACACCTCGCCTCGATCCAGATCATCCTCAACCCCTTCCGGCTCAAGCCCCTGGACGAGGTGCTGCCGCTCGCCCAGGAGAAGGGGGTGGCGGTGATCGCCCGCGTGCCCCTCGCCTCCGGCCTGCTCACCGGGAAGTTCTCCGCGGAGACCCGCTTCGCGGAGGACGACCACCGCCGTTTCAACCGCCACGGCGAGGCCTTCGACCAGGGCGAGACGTTCTCCGGCGTGGACTTCGAGGCCGGGCTGGAGGCCGTGGCCCGCCTCGAGGAGGCGCTGGCGGGGCAGATGCCGCTGCCCGAGGCGAGCCTGCGCTGGATCCTGGGCCGTCCCGGCGTGACCGCCGCGATCCCCGGGGCCAGCAGCGCCGCCCAGGCCCGCGCCAACGCCGCCGCCGGCACCGCGGCCACCCCGGCGCAGCAGGCCGTGCTGGACCGCTTCGACGAGGCCGTGCAGGAGACCTACGACGCCCTGCTGCGGGAGTCGATCCACCCGCGCTGGTGA